TTCTACCCTCATCTCCATAAAGCATCTTCTCCATTTGGTGCTTCAGCTCCAACGACCAATCATATaacagttaaaattaaaaatccaaacccaTTTTTTTATGCATATGGGTCTGAAAGCAGTAgagtggaggaggaggggacGAGACAACTAAAGGACTTTGCAAGTATCTTTTTATTTGTGAATTTTagttattaaataaatacagtatGAAACTATtaggctcttttttttccaacaacCACAAAAGAAATCCTGGATTGTGGAACTGAAGCTGCAGTACTCAGACAGGTTTTCAAGCATGCCTGCTTGCACAGGTAATGTTCAATGCCATCGGACTGCTCATCAAAAGCATCAGCACAGGTTCTGTTCTGTTtgagccctttttttttttgttttctataaattgctattttcttaattttttccttttattcccttttttcacGAGAATGAAACTCATAAATGCAACCATCAgtaaaaaatgaatgaattGGCGTGTTTATACTGTAAGAGTGGTCTTGGTTTCTTggttccttttttaaaaaaaaaaatcttgtgaaTAAGTTTGAATTTCTCAAAAgtgcttgttttgttgttgctggttttggtttgttttcttcccttgctgCCTTCCAAAGGTGGATTTATATATATCTGATACTTGAGAGAACCTCAGTATTGAAAAATGTACCATCTGTTGGGAACGGTCGGTGCAGGGGCAGCTTTGAGCGATGGATCTGCTGCTATTGAGCCCTTCTGCAGTGCTCTGAGTAAACAACACATTTTCCTGGTATGTGCTAGGCTGGTATTGGTTCCTTGTATCCTCCCACATGGATTAACCCTTTGCATGCTCTTCTCCTCTTGCAGAGCCACAGCCCATGGTGTGACGGTGTGCGGGAGCTCTGGGGCCTTTGCTCCCTCCATCGCCGTGTCCAGGTACAGCACTCACTGCCTGGGTGCTGGATCTTGCTCTCAGGAGGTTGGGCTGGGGCAGAATCGCAGCCTGTGAGAGAAACCATTCAGAACAAAgctgaaagaacagaaatagcTTTGATCTCCCTTCCTTGTGGAGGGGGTGAGGAGTCAGAGTTGGGCGCTGTGTAAATTCGTGTGTGTGTCACAccacaaatcacagaatggtttgggttggaccttaaagcccatccagtcccacccccaccatgggcagggacacctcccaccagcccagggtgctccaagccctgtccagcctggccttggacacttgcagggatggggcagccacagttgcTCTGGTCATTAACCTCTGCATAATTATCCAGCCAGGCATTCCTTGGCTTTATGGGTGTGGAAAACCACAGAGGGGTCCAATCCTTCAAGTTCTCTGCACTAGAAATGGTTTACACGTGTCTAACCTGCCTGAGACACAGTCtgataaacagaaaaacagtaaataaGAGGATTGagcatgtttgttttctgaatgaGCAGCTGAACAGCAGGGCGGGGTCATGGTTGGCACACGGAGTGGAAGAGCACGGGGAGGTTTCGTACAGCAAGAGGTTTCTGCCACAGCTTgcaagggggaaggaggaagaaagcagGAATTGGAGCACCTGGAATGGGAGATCAGACCGGGCGTGGTGCGGGGGTTGCCGCGGGATCGCGCCCTGCCCGTGTGACCCGCCGTGCCCCGGCTCGTTCTCGGTGGGAATTGGGGGCTGCAGAGTTTAACCGGAGCGTTCCTGTCGCCGATGGAAAATGGCTGGAGAAATGCGGGTGCCTGGCGAGCCCGCAGGAGGCGGGGggaccttccctccctccttcgCTCTGGAGTCGGGTACGGCGTCGCGCGGATGCTTTTTGCTCTCTTTAAATAATGCAGCAAACCTGCAGGGGAGGCACGAACAGCCGCTCCGCCTTGCCAGGGCTGCGGCAGTGGCGTTCCCGTGGTCCTGTCACCgcagcaggggcagtgccaccGCAGCAGGGGCAGTGTCACCCCAGGAAGGGCAGTGCCACCACAGGAGAGGCATTATCAcctcaggaggggcagtgcCACCATGCGGGTTGCGAGGATGACTCCGGAGCCTTCGCTTTGTGGCGCCGAGGTCTGAGCCCTTGGCTGCCTTTTTAATGAATTCTGTTCCCCACGGCACACGCGCGGCCACcggagctgctgctttgttaAGCCTTTGGAAACAGACTGTGCAGGGACCGGGCCAGATCTATAAATCACCCCTGATTCTCCCTCCCCGCCCATCTGGTGCAgggggctctgctctgccactgcaCCGGCGCAGATGGTTTGCAGAGGGAGCTTTCAGGGCTCTGTTTCTGGTTTCAAAAGCAGAATTCCTGATGCAGTAAAAGCtcttattcttttcttccctccccccctGCCATCTCACCCTCCGTGTCCCTCCCCAGAGGGTACCAGGCGCGGTTCTGTTCCCAAGGGCAGGAAATCAGCGCAGGGTGCGAGGAGGGGAGAtaaagggaagagcagctgctgccgTAGGAGCAGCACTACCCTCATGCTGCTTTCTGTCAGGcacagccttcccttcccctccatgCCTTGGGAAGCAGCCGTGCAGCTCCTGCACCGAGTCACTCCCTGGAGAGCCAGGAGGTTTCTCTGTGGAGCTCCCTCTACGTTGCCTGCAGGAAAACGCGGACCAGGAGCGAAGCGAAGCCTCCCCGAtgtgcagacagacagacagacagacagcaggacaggctgccttccccatgagtggcagctctgctgctccagctgcttgCCCTCCTCCACTCGGGGAGCAGTTTGGGGGTGACTTGTGTGTTTTACATCAGCACAGCTGGGTCTGTTGGGAGGAGGAATCTGCAGAAATGCCTGGAAACAAAGGCTGGTGCAGTGACTCAGGCTCACAGTGGGGTGAGTTTTGTTACCTGCCAGCAGTGAACACAGCCCTACATGGGGCACAAAAATACCCAGAAAGTGCCTTTAGGTGTGTTTTCTTGACCCTCAGCCACTCTATGGTAGCCAAAGCTTTGCCTGATGCTGGTGCCTAATGGGAGAATTGGTTGAATCTCAGGTGGGTGCTCTTGCTCAGAATTAGTGCCCGTAATTCCATGTAATGTGACTCATCCAGCTGGAACTTGTACATACAAAGTCCTTCTAATACTGGCAGTGCTGTCTCCAGGTATGACCCAGCAGCGCTGCTGGACAATGGCTGCAAATGTGACACCAAATCCATTGATTCCTttggctgctccagcacctcaggaTGTCTTTTGCTGTAACTGCTGATTTGTTCAAGGTCTCTGTGTTATCTTTTCCATGCTGATAACTGTAGTTCTATTCCCTCAAGGAGGGGAGGGTGAGGGATGCTCCCCTCTCATGTACCAGGACTGGAGGGAAGGACTTGGCATCTGATGAGTGTTTTCCCCAGTTTCTGGGACGGGAGGCCACCTGGTGACAGGAGGAACAGCCCTGTTCCAGCATGGGTGTGAGAAAGTGAGTGGCCTCCTGggccagctggagcaggagctgctgctgccacacaggGTGAGCTCCTCCACTCACTGGCACAAACACTTCCCTAAAAGCTTTCTCCTGTGAATAATTGATGCCTCTGATCCTCGAGGGATGCCCTGAATGCAGAACTGATGGTGCAGTTTCAGTTATTTCTATCCTGTTGTTAAATAAGGTTCTGAATTTCCTTGCACGACAACCATGgctgggggttcctgggggtgACATGAAGGTCCACAGGGCACCAGAGCTGGGCTAAAGCCAcatgtccccagtgctgcccagaggagctccctgctgggaaggggcaggtgATCAGATCccacttttccttctcctggaaACTCCATCCACGCTGGAAGCACTtgggggcacagagctgggggctTTCCCAGTCCTGATCAGGGGGAGGATGTGCTGGTGCTGGCCCAAGGTAGGTGCAAAACCCCTTCACCTTGAGCATGGATTCCAGGTCTGGAGCCCCTGACAGGAGAAGGATGTGAAACTGTggggagagtccagaggagtcTGTGGAGGTTCTTTAAGGGCTGGAACCAGGCTGGGAagctgggagtgttcagcctgaagaagagaaggctccagggagacttagagccccttccagtgctccaagagagctggaaagggagtttggacaagggatggagggactggacaagggggaatggcttcccactgacagaggaCATGGTTAGATGGAATATTGGGAtagaatccttccctgtgagggtgggcaggccctggcacaggttgcccagagcagctgtggctgccccagccctggaagtgtccaaggtcaggcttGAATGACCTTCCAGTGAGAGTGGGGAGGGAACAGGACACAGCAGGAGTGGAGTGTGAGGAGAAGCCAAGAGGCTTTGGAGGGTTGAAAACCACAGGAACTGATGGCACGAGACCAGAGCCATTGAAGCAGATTCCACAGGAGGGAGCCAAGGCTATGGAAGATGGTGCTGTGGAATTGGAGGCCCTGGTGGAGGGGaaggtggcagtgccagagggGAGGCCAAGAGGGTCTTCACATTGAGAGAGTGGGAGATAGAGGAGGTCTGGAGCTTGGAAGGGCAATGGGTGGGTGCTCAGAGAGTGTAGAAGTGACCAGAGTGTGAGGCTCACCCTCCAAAGAGATGccttttttaatgagaaaaaagtatctacatttaaagaaatttattaTATGTAAGGGATAGAGTCTTTTAATAACTCTCTGCTCATGGTTTCTCCAGCTGTTTCTTTCCCAGCACCAATTTGTGCATATATTGACTCAGGTAAAATTTTTTCCAAACTTGAAGTTCTAGTTTGAGAAAGAGGAAGGGATGAGCTCCTACCAGGAGCAGTTCCTCAGCAAGCAAAGAATTCCTACACTCTCCTTTAGTGGAGGTACTTCAAGTTACATGTTGAAATCCCTATTATTCCATGGTAGCTTTCAAAGCCAGGTCAGATAAAAATATTCCCTTTAAGAAGCTCTACCTCCAGCTGGTTCCTTGCTTTTACCAGCTACTTGGAGTAATCCAGAGCAAAGTACATAAGTCCAGTGTTTTAGAAAGTTCTCAGCCTCGGATGAGCTTTCAGATTTAAACCCCATTGCACAGAGGATTTTGgttcctgtcccagctccccatGGGCAGCATCATGTCCTGCCATGAGACAAAGCCTCACCATCACCAGTGACCTGGCAGTGGAGCTTCCCATGTTGGATCCTTGTAACTTCAACCAGTAACTCCTTGGCTCTAAGTCCACATTTGAAATTTTGGCAGCTCTGCTGTAAGTTGTTCTGGTACACAATGGAAATTCCAAGCAGGGAAGGGTGAGCTCTCCATGGGGCCTGGAGGACACCACAGTCTGATCCTTTGCAGAGATGTCGCTGTTGGTGGAACCAGGATGGAAAACCCCCATGAGACGTCACTCCTGATGGCTGGGGTGCTTGGAAGAGTCTGCAGAGGGCAAGCTGGAGGATGAAGTTGGATGCTGCTAAATGGGAAGTGACTTCTGTCACTGGGATTGCACCAGAATAATGAGAATTCCACTTCCTGAGTGGGAGCCAAGAGCCCTGTGCAACCTCCAGCCCTGACTTTATCCTGCTGGCCTGGGCTGGGTCGGCCAGTCCAGGTAGAAGCTGTCCCATTCACTGGCAAGAGAGGGTGAAGCAGCTTTGTtttgggggcagagggagcatCCCTCTATTCTGATCCTGTGCAGGAACATCCACTGTGGTCACACCATCGGTGTCTTCTCTTGGGAAGGAGAACAAATGATTTTGAAGTGCCGGTCGTCAGGGCTGGGAGTGGCCCCAGCACTTCCCGTGCTGCAGATCCCGGcgcaggagggagcagctcttTCCCCAGTGTGGCACAAGGTGATGTGGCATGATTTGGTCTCTTGGACAGCAGAGCCATGTCCAGGGAAGCAGAAGCCACAGGTCTCCACTGGCTCTGGGACTCTGCTGCCCGTGAATCCGTCACCGACACTTCCCGCTTCCACCAGCCGGTCTGCAAATAAACCGTGTTAGCTGGGGGGGGTTGGGAGCAGCTTTTACCCAGGGAATGCTCTGAAGTGCTGCACTAAAACCCGTGAAGAGCTGGGCCTGGAACTGGAGAGGAcatgcagctcccagcactgtgtgctggCTGTCCTGCATCACCTGCCTGCTCCCACCTGGTCCTGCTCCcacctggtcctgctgcccacaggggTGAGACCTGAGAAAAGGGAATAGGGAAGCACCTGAAACAGGAAGGATGGGGGCTTATCTAAATTTATAACATTATATATAAATTGACTTTTCATTAGACACTGCTTTTGTAGCAAGTGGCACAGTGCAGTGTGaagtgccagagctccaggtggCTCCTGTGGCACCCACGGAGCTCCAAGGGCTGGACACTCCCTGTTGAAGGGTCTGAGTCACCACCTGAGCCCTGATGAGCACAGTTGGGCTGGAGCATTAAAATACACCCAgtaaacctctccaaacctggAGCTTCCCTAAAAAGAGACTGTTTGATGCCCCGTGTCCTTTGGCAAAGCAGGCAGGAATGGCTCAAGTGCCACTTCTGGGAGTGGCTCGGTGACACACTGGCTCTGGGCTCTTCCTCTGTCATTTTTGACATGATAGCTTTGAGGTGtacaaatgtgtgtgtgtatggaaATAGGGAAATAGACAATTTTTTTGGAAAGGCAGGTgagaagagggggaggaagaatAAAAACCTGTTTTCCATGTTGGATTGTTCCACATCACCCTTTCcctattttttctccttaatgGAAGGACTTGTGAGGCCCCTTTGGCTCCAGAGCTAAAACTGAGTTTTCCTGGGATAGGTGGTTTATTTTGGAAGAGGGTTGGCTTTTTGGCCCTTGACCCTGGATGGAGACTGGAGaggtgcagctccagccctggtgtggcagcaggaagCTGTGCCTGGGACTTGGCAGGGAGTGATGGAGAAGGAGGTTACAGAGGAGAattggggcacagggggcaggtCCTGCTCCTCTTCCAGGCTCAGCCTGACCTGCACTGCCCATTGCTGACTTCACTTTATCTCCCACTCCCTGTCAGGACCTGGCTTTGTTTTCTGCCCCTCTAGCAGTGCCTGGGAGCCTGAGCCTGCCCACCATAGGCTGCCCACCcgctcccagtgtccccagtacAGCCAGCACCCACCTTTGGCAGGATCCTCCCTGCAGTGGCAGGTCCCAGCGCTGGCCTGGCAGGAgcccccctctcccttcctgcgCAGGTGagtccagcccagcagcagggagcagatgagggcacagaggcagagccccagcagcaggtACACCACGAGCCACGGCTCCTGCTCCGCACACGCCTTGTGCTCCAGCGCGGCCGGGGGGGTGGCTGAGGGGGGTCAGAGACGGGTGAGCTCACACAGCCCTCGGAACACGCTGCCCTCACTGACTTATTGACTGGCAAAGTGCCCACAGCGCTTGTGTTCTCCCCGGGGATGAatctgagagcagctctgtaTTCCCCTCTGTCTGCTGGCCCTTCTCTTCCAGGGTGAGATAGAGGAGATCCCTCCCCACATCCCATTCACACCCATCTCCCATCCCCAGGGATCATTTCACTGTCTCAACCCTAGTGTGGGACTTGTAGATCTTGGGGATCTGCCAgtcccctctctgtgcccctccCTGAGGGCAGCTCAGCCAGGTGGGATCTGCAGCTGCtgatcctgccctggctggTGGAGCTGCTGAGCCTGTAAAACACCGGCACACAACGGGGAAAAGGCACTGTAGGAAGGAGAAAACAGTCAGGAGATGCCCTGGCTGCTTCTCCCCAGTCCCAGTAAAATGGCAGCACCCAAAAGTGCAGCCTCCCAGGATGAAGAGCAGAGTGGGGtttgctgccccttccccacttTCAGTCCCATCACTGGCccctcttccagcccagcccgggTCCTGCCCCCTCCTACTCACGGTCGCAGGACGGGGCACATTCCTTTGGGTGCTGCCCACAGACGGTGCTGCACTTGATGCAGCTTTTCACCAGCTCGTCGTAGTAGAATCCAGGGGTCTTGTTGCAGTCCATGGACgctgcaggaggggaaggagatgAACATGGTGCCCTCAGCACATCCTCCCACACGAGGCTCCCAGACCGCCCTCCCACCCGCCCTGGGTGTCTGGATTCATGAGAGGACAAGCCCAAGCTCACAGTTCTGATGGGGGCATGGTGAGACCTGCCCACTGCCATAAGCATGGACAACCTCCCCAGGGCTAGCAGAGGGCAGATCCACAGGGTTTGGGTGGTGTTTGGGTGGATGGAGAATGCTGGGGAAAGGAATCTGttggcagctgcccagggaggggatggtGCTGCCAACTGTACCCACCTGCAGCtgggagctcctgctgctgctctcagagctgctgctgccctggggctggcacagcttttTGGAATACACCAAAACCTGCCTGAGCATTGGCTCGGAATGCCGGGGATGGCAGGTCCTGTCCTCAACACAGAGACGTGACTTGGGGCTgtgagagcagggct
This genomic window from Pithys albifrons albifrons isolate INPA30051 chromosome 16, PitAlb_v1, whole genome shotgun sequence contains:
- the TNFRSF13B gene encoding tumor necrosis factor receptor superfamily member 13B, whose product is MDGTHVGQDAMNNCTDQEYWDTLVSQCIPCSLVCGRPTARRCDAVCASMDCNKTPGFYYDELVKSCIKCSTVCGQHPKECAPSCDPTPPAALEHKACAEQEPWLVVYLLLGLCLCALICSLLLGWTHLRRKGEGGSCQASAGTCHCREDPAKDRLVEAGSVGDGFTGSRVPEPVETCGFCFPGHGSAVQETKSCHITLCHTGERAAPSCAGICSTGSAGATPSPDDRHFKIICSPSQEKTPMV